The following are encoded together in the Pseudoalteromonas piscicida genome:
- the aceE gene encoding pyruvate dehydrogenase (acetyl-transferring), homodimeric type: protein MSEVNKIDVDALETQEWLQALESVVKEEGVERAQFLLEQVLEQARLDGVDMPTGTTTNYVNTIPADQEPAYPGDVNLERRIRSIIRWNAIMIVLRASKKDLELGGHMASYQSSAAFYEMCFNHFFRAPNEKDGGDLVYYQGHISPGIYARAFVEGRLSAEQLDNFRQEVDGNGISSYPHPKLMPEFWQFPTVSMGLGPIASIYQARFLKYLDGRGLKDTSEQRVYAFLGDGEMDEPESRGAISFAAREKLDNLCYLINCNLQRLDGPVMGNGKIIQELEGLFKGAGWNVIKVVWGSGWDKLLAKDTTGKLLQLMNETVDGDYQTYKAKDGAFVREHFFGRYPETAALVADMTDDEIFALKRGGHEPSKLFAAFKAAQDTKGRPTVILAKTVKGYGMGAAAEGKNIAHQVKKMDMTHVAHLRSRLGLDDLVSDEQLQELPYLTLEEGSKEHEYLHARRNALHGYTPKRLPNFTETLTLPELDAFKPLLEEQKRDISTTMAYVRALNILLKDKNIGKSIVPIIADEARTFGMEGLFRQIGIYNPHGQNYSPEDRDIVSYYKEATSGQVLQEGINELGAMSSWVAAATSYSTNDLPMIPFYIYYSMFGFQRVGDMAWMAGDQQARGFLLGATAGRTTLNGEGLQHEDGHSHIQAGTVPNCISYDPTFAYEVAVILQDGIRRMYGPEQENVFYYLTLMNENYHMPAMPEGAEEGIRKGIYKLESYTGDKAQVQLMGSGTILNEVRKAAQILSDDYGIGSDVFSVTSFNELARDGQDAERFNMLNPEAEQKVAYITSVLGDAPAIAATDYMKNYADQVRAFMPSASYKVLGTDGYGRSDSRENLRRHFEVNAGYVVVAALGELVKQGKVEKSVVTDAIKKFDIDTTKTNPLYA, encoded by the coding sequence ATGTCTGAAGTCAATAAAATTGACGTAGACGCGCTAGAAACCCAAGAATGGTTACAGGCGCTTGAGTCGGTCGTAAAAGAAGAAGGCGTAGAGCGCGCTCAGTTCTTGTTAGAGCAAGTATTAGAGCAAGCGCGTCTTGATGGCGTAGATATGCCAACAGGCACTACGACTAACTATGTCAACACTATCCCAGCAGATCAAGAGCCTGCGTATCCTGGGGATGTGAACCTTGAGCGTCGTATTCGCTCTATCATCCGTTGGAATGCTATTATGATCGTACTTCGTGCTTCGAAGAAAGATCTTGAGCTGGGCGGGCATATGGCCTCTTACCAGTCGTCAGCTGCATTCTATGAAATGTGTTTCAACCACTTCTTCCGTGCACCAAACGAGAAAGACGGTGGTGACTTAGTGTATTACCAAGGTCACATCTCTCCGGGCATTTATGCTCGTGCATTTGTTGAAGGCCGCCTAAGCGCTGAGCAGCTAGATAACTTCCGTCAGGAAGTAGACGGTAACGGTATTTCTTCATACCCACACCCTAAGTTAATGCCTGAATTTTGGCAGTTCCCGACGGTTTCTATGGGTCTAGGTCCAATCGCGTCTATCTACCAAGCGCGTTTCCTTAAGTACCTAGATGGCCGTGGTCTAAAAGATACGTCTGAGCAACGCGTTTACGCCTTCCTTGGTGATGGTGAAATGGACGAGCCAGAATCACGTGGTGCGATTTCATTCGCTGCCCGTGAAAAGCTAGACAACCTATGCTACCTAATCAACTGTAACCTACAGCGTCTTGACGGCCCAGTAATGGGTAACGGTAAGATCATCCAAGAGCTAGAAGGCCTATTTAAAGGTGCTGGTTGGAACGTGATCAAAGTCGTTTGGGGTTCTGGTTGGGATAAGCTACTTGCCAAAGACACTACGGGTAAATTGCTACAACTGATGAATGAAACAGTTGACGGTGATTACCAAACTTACAAAGCAAAAGATGGTGCCTTCGTACGTGAACACTTCTTCGGTCGTTACCCAGAAACAGCAGCGCTTGTTGCTGATATGACTGACGACGAAATCTTCGCGTTAAAGCGCGGTGGTCATGAGCCATCTAAGCTATTTGCTGCATTTAAAGCGGCACAAGACACCAAAGGTCGTCCAACGGTTATCCTAGCTAAAACCGTTAAAGGTTACGGCATGGGCGCTGCGGCTGAAGGTAAAAACATTGCTCACCAAGTTAAGAAAATGGACATGACACACGTAGCGCACCTACGTTCACGTCTAGGTCTAGATGACTTGGTATCTGATGAGCAATTACAAGAGCTACCTTATTTGACGCTAGAAGAAGGGTCAAAAGAGCACGAATATCTACATGCTCGTCGTAACGCGCTTCACGGCTATACACCTAAGCGTCTACCTAACTTCACAGAAACGCTTACGCTACCTGAGCTTGATGCATTTAAACCGCTTCTAGAAGAACAAAAGCGTGATATCTCAACCACAATGGCATACGTTCGTGCGCTAAATATCTTGTTAAAAGACAAGAATATCGGCAAGAGCATTGTTCCAATTATTGCTGATGAAGCGCGTACCTTTGGTATGGAAGGTTTATTCCGTCAAATCGGTATTTACAACCCGCACGGCCAAAACTACAGCCCAGAAGACCGCGATATCGTTTCTTACTATAAAGAAGCAACGTCAGGTCAGGTACTACAAGAAGGTATCAATGAGCTAGGCGCGATGTCTTCATGGGTTGCAGCAGCAACGTCATACAGCACCAACGACCTACCAATGATCCCGTTCTATATCTACTACTCAATGTTTGGTTTCCAACGTGTAGGTGATATGGCGTGGATGGCGGGCGACCAACAAGCGCGAGGCTTCCTATTGGGTGCAACCGCTGGTCGTACAACGCTAAATGGTGAAGGTCTACAGCACGAAGATGGTCATTCGCATATTCAAGCAGGTACCGTGCCTAACTGTATTTCTTACGACCCAACGTTTGCTTACGAAGTAGCGGTTATTCTGCAAGATGGTATCCGTCGTATGTACGGTCCAGAGCAAGAGAACGTGTTCTACTACCTAACGCTCATGAACGAAAACTACCATATGCCAGCAATGCCTGAGGGCGCTGAAGAAGGTATTCGTAAGGGTATTTACAAGCTTGAAAGCTACACTGGCGACAAAGCACAGGTTCAGCTAATGGGCTCGGGTACTATCCTGAACGAAGTACGTAAAGCGGCGCAGATCCTAAGCGACGACTACGGTATCGGTTCAGACGTATTCTCTGTAACGTCATTCAACGAGCTTGCTCGTGACGGTCAAGATGCAGAGCGTTTCAACATGCTTAACCCAGAAGCAGAGCAAAAAGTAGCTTACATCACCAGCGTACTTGGTGATGCGCCAGCAATTGCTGCTACGGATTACATGAAAAACTACGCTGATCAAGTACGTGCATTTATGCCAAGCGCATCTTACAAAGTACTTGGTACAGACGGCTACGGTCGTTCAGACAGCCGTGAAAACTTACGTCGTCACTTTGAAGTGAACGCCGGTTACGTGGTAGTTGCAGCACTTGGCGAGCTAGTTAAGCAAGGCAAAGTTGAAAAATCAGTAGTGACTGACGCTATCAAGAAATTTGATATCGACACCACCAAAACTAACCCACTTTACGCATAA
- the pdhR gene encoding pyruvate dehydrogenase complex transcriptional repressor PdhR yields the protein MSLKIKAAKLSDVILEQLENMILEGSLLPGAKLPPERELAKQFEVSRPSLREAIQKLEAKGLVTRRQGGGTYVKNQLEEGLTDPLFDLISKHPESQFDLLEFRHALEGIAAYYAALRGTENDFAKVQQSFDNIAEIGDDLMQKARAINAFHFAVAEASHNVVLLHLVKGMQSLLEQNVLQNLTVLVQKSDVSEQLGEHRKLLLDAVINGNPEQARLASNAHLAFIEEALLEAGKERSRIERSLRRTKQQ from the coding sequence ATGTCTTTAAAGATTAAAGCAGCAAAATTATCCGACGTAATACTAGAACAGCTTGAGAATATGATCCTCGAGGGCTCGTTATTACCCGGTGCAAAGTTGCCGCCTGAGCGTGAACTAGCTAAGCAATTTGAAGTGTCGCGTCCATCACTTCGTGAGGCTATCCAGAAATTGGAAGCTAAGGGGCTTGTTACCCGTCGTCAAGGTGGTGGCACGTATGTTAAAAATCAGCTAGAAGAAGGGCTGACTGATCCGTTATTCGACTTGATCAGTAAGCATCCAGAATCTCAGTTTGATTTACTTGAGTTTCGTCATGCATTAGAAGGCATCGCCGCCTACTACGCGGCACTCAGGGGCACAGAAAATGACTTTGCAAAGGTACAACAAAGCTTTGACAATATTGCAGAGATAGGTGATGACCTGATGCAAAAGGCAAGGGCAATTAATGCTTTTCACTTTGCCGTTGCAGAAGCGTCACATAACGTCGTCCTGCTTCATCTTGTAAAAGGGATGCAGTCATTGCTTGAGCAAAACGTGTTGCAAAACTTAACGGTCTTGGTGCAAAAATCAGACGTGAGTGAGCAGCTCGGTGAGCACAGAAAGTTGTTATTAGATGCGGTGATCAATGGTAACCCTGAACAAGCAAGACTTGCTAGTAACGCCCACTTAGCCTTTATCGAAGAAGCGTTATTAGAAGCCGGTAAAGAGCGTTCGCGAATAGAACGTTCACTGCGTAGAACTAAGCAGCAGTAA
- a CDS encoding substrate-binding periplasmic protein, translated as MKVVWPLILLCCVGRSASALETQAKQDQGCVAAVIRDVFARSDIKVRFLFMPWERAYQEGMKAAYIGSAYWYYSEQRSKDYIYTQHPLTEETARFYHHRDLAFTYTSYADLKPFRLLLNQGLTYPPSLLEAIETFEIKTSYATYTSKNVALILRNRADIMIMDEKSAKSYQQELPAEEAELLAAQAIPAFIQKGYLLINKHHSEYVELYNEGLKKLWADEDYVVQYRARCSRVFTD; from the coding sequence ATGAAAGTAGTTTGGCCGTTGATTTTACTGTGCTGTGTGGGCAGGAGTGCGAGCGCACTAGAGACTCAAGCGAAACAAGATCAAGGCTGTGTGGCTGCTGTGATCCGAGATGTCTTTGCGCGCTCTGATATAAAAGTCCGGTTTTTATTTATGCCTTGGGAGCGCGCCTATCAAGAAGGAATGAAGGCGGCTTACATCGGTAGTGCTTATTGGTATTACAGTGAGCAAAGGAGCAAAGATTATATTTACACTCAACACCCACTCACTGAAGAAACGGCTCGCTTTTATCACCATCGAGATTTAGCGTTTACCTATACGAGTTACGCAGATCTTAAGCCATTTAGATTGTTGCTCAATCAAGGGTTAACTTATCCGCCTTCTCTGCTAGAGGCGATAGAGACGTTTGAAATCAAAACTTCATATGCCACGTATACCAGTAAAAATGTGGCACTGATCCTACGAAATCGTGCAGATATTATGATTATGGACGAAAAGTCGGCGAAGTCCTATCAGCAGGAACTGCCAGCTGAAGAAGCGGAGTTATTAGCTGCGCAAGCGATCCCTGCTTTTATCCAAAAAGGCTATTTGCTTATCAATAAGCATCATAGTGAATATGTTGAGTTGTATAACGAAGGGCTTAAAAAGCTATGGGCTGATGAAGACTATGTTGTTCAGTATCGTGCTCGTTGCTCTCGTGTGTTTACCGATTGA
- a CDS encoding DUF1570 domain-containing protein, with amino-acid sequence MILFALYFIYPSAAANSMRSIKPLLTEFGIQLETHTEKRLSQPNTTPHLTVAPPKVTRQQLPKIPEKTFYNLNGHSDIVNMFSGISTPTCGALKREVFSLQTQFNNMENFKLNLTGEPVSPYVEYQAQQALNVVYMMFKHFFNQLAHKKALSPIQLNMHIAANDADYNALILSRDAEPADTLGMYFLFQNQGFINGGRTEEETLRTLIHESVHALVFYYFGVTPRWVTEGLAEYFEHLRITDTGQFSVYLSDEDWLTKEGILKSRFTKLDINTLFNSENQWQTMQSTTLYANSYLFTGFMVEHNSNAFFEYLRQESSNPCNIVPAQNIEQLFRNFNENVETHFEGWRNTPRQIQSGTWQ; translated from the coding sequence ATGATATTGTTTGCACTTTATTTTATCTATCCAAGTGCAGCAGCAAACTCGATGAGGTCTATCAAGCCTTTATTGACTGAATTTGGTATACAGCTAGAAACCCATACAGAAAAACGTTTAAGTCAGCCAAACACCACTCCTCACCTAACGGTTGCACCACCAAAAGTAACAAGACAACAGCTACCTAAAATACCAGAAAAAACCTTTTATAACCTAAACGGGCACAGTGATATTGTTAATATGTTCAGCGGTATCTCAACACCTACCTGCGGGGCACTAAAGCGCGAAGTATTTTCCTTGCAAACGCAATTCAACAACATGGAAAATTTTAAACTTAATCTAACGGGTGAACCCGTGAGCCCTTATGTTGAGTATCAGGCGCAGCAAGCCCTCAACGTGGTGTATATGATGTTTAAGCACTTTTTTAACCAGTTAGCGCATAAAAAAGCCTTATCTCCAATCCAGTTGAACATGCATATTGCCGCCAATGACGCTGACTACAATGCGCTAATCCTCTCTCGCGATGCAGAGCCCGCTGACACCTTGGGTATGTACTTCTTGTTTCAAAACCAAGGCTTTATCAATGGCGGTCGCACTGAAGAAGAAACGCTAAGAACGCTCATTCACGAGTCCGTGCACGCCCTAGTTTTTTACTATTTCGGCGTAACCCCTCGATGGGTAACGGAAGGCTTAGCCGAGTATTTTGAGCACCTAAGAATTACCGACACAGGTCAATTTTCAGTTTACCTCTCTGACGAAGATTGGCTGACGAAAGAAGGGATTTTGAAATCGCGCTTTACCAAGCTTGATATTAACACCCTATTCAATAGCGAAAATCAGTGGCAAACCATGCAAAGTACCACCTTATATGCCAATAGTTACCTGTTTACGGGATTTATGGTCGAGCACAACAGCAACGCTTTTTTCGAGTATTTACGACAAGAAAGCAGCAATCCGTGCAATATAGTCCCTGCACAAAACATCGAGCAGCTCTTTCGTAACTTTAATGAAAACGTCGAAACACATTTTGAGGGATGGCGTAACACACCTCGCCAAATTCAAAGCGGTACATGGCAATAA